TTGCCGGACTCGTACTCCCCTTGCCAGGAGAAGGATCCAGTACTGTTGAGGAACGTGTTGTTCCGTTCGGATTGCGGGTAAATAGCCGCAGTACTCTGGATACCGCAGTACTGGAACCACTGCGAGGAGTAGTCGATACCGCTCCCGCCGAAGTCGGATGCGACCGCCGCACCGGCGTTCTCGTCGTATTCCGGCCAGATACCGCTGATTTCGCCGCCGTTGATCTCGATGGGGATGATCGGCATTCCTCGCGGAGCCGGTCCGTCAGTGTTCTCGACGGCGACGAACGGCGTCGTTCCGCCACCTTCGCCGGCGGCATCCGTCGTCGCGTCGACGGCTGCGGCGCCACCGACGCCGACGCTGGAGAGTGCCGCACTCCCGACGACGCCCTTTACGAAGCGACGACGGCCTGTTTCAGCCGGATATTTGTCTTCATCAAGTGGCATATTATTTCTTGTAGTATGGGTACACTGCGCGTTTGAATGTCTCTGCGAACTTGTCGCCGTCCGCCATCGTCGTGCCGTCGACGTCTTCCTGACGGATATAGAGGTCTTCCCACTTGCGACGGCGCTTCTTGACGATCATTACGTCGGGGAGGAACTCCTTTCGGTACAGCAGCATGATGAACGCCAGGTCGATGAAAATCGCCGTCAGCACGCCGCCCATGAACATGTTGGCCTCGATGAGACGGACCGTCAACACCGTGCCGATGCCGGACGCCCATCCGGCGATCATGCCGTAGGTGAAGAGGCCGACGAGGCCGACCTGAATCACCGTCAGAAGTACGATACCGACAGCCGCTGCTGTGCTCTCGCGCGGCGGTTCGTACCGGTGGATATCACCGTACGTGGAGCCTTCGGACGCCATTAGTTGTTCCCTCCGCTAGTGTGGGGCGACTCGCCGTACTTCAGCTGGAAGAACGTGAATATCAGCG
The genomic region above belongs to Haloarcula hispanica ATCC 33960 and contains:
- a CDS encoding Rieske 2Fe-2S domain-containing protein, which codes for MPLDEDKYPAETGRRRFVKGVVGSAALSSVGVGGAAAVDATTDAAGEGGGTTPFVAVENTDGPAPRGMPIIPIEINGGEISGIWPEYDENAGAAVASDFGGSGIDYSSQWFQYCGIQSTAAIYPQSERNNTFLNSTGSFSWQGEYESGKPMTVDMFDDYQEWGNGIGDPGVGKPASVVWRTNSEGKNGAPVQIIRSVEVEKMANGEGEYANLPGNVQSFVSEATDQGFIAWLNKCTHFCCVPGFKTQEGSANFAAANDIYCQCHQSVYDPFSPVQSTFVALPRPPKTE
- a CDS encoding DUF7318 family protein; amino-acid sequence: MASEGSTYGDIHRYEPPRESTAAAVGIVLLTVIQVGLVGLFTYGMIAGWASGIGTVLTVRLIEANMFMGGVLTAIFIDLAFIMLLYRKEFLPDVMIVKKRRRKWEDLYIRQEDVDGTTMADGDKFAETFKRAVYPYYKK